TGTAATGTACAACGTCCCTTTTTTCAGGCCTTCGATATTTCCGGTGAGGTGCAGGTTTCCTTTTGGTTTTTCCTTTTGGCAGGAGAGGAGCAACAGGCAAACAGCCATGGCGCCGAGTATTTTCTTCATCAATCTTAATTTATTTTATTCCTTTTACCGCTTTGGCTCAGGGTTCGCAAAATAATAAAAAAATCCCCAAATTTCGGTAGAAATCGGGGATAGATATTCTTGATTTATTTACTGTCTACAGCGAAGTGTTTACAAAAGTGCAGCGCCTATTTCTTAAGCCACGCATCTTTCAGTGCTGTTTTAGCAGTATCTGTAAACTCATAATCCACAACACCCATTTTTGCAAAGTAATCCGCATAAGGAATCGGCTTGCTTCCGGAAACATAGGTTTTCAGGAAATCGCCCACTTCGGGATACGTCAGCGCAGTGATTTTTGCAAACAATTCCGAATCGTCAAAAGCCTTGTTTACACCATATTCCTTTGAAAGACGCTGCATCAGATCCAATATTCCGCGTTCGCCGTTGCTTTTCTCACGGATGATGATATCGATGCACATTCCAATTAATGCACCTTTTTCATAAACGTTTAAATATTGGTCTTTGTAAGGCTTTACAAGCACATTGGCACTCATTTCGGTGAATGGCATTGTGTCGTTCATACGCGATGCATTGCGTACTTTTTCTTTCATCCTTCCGAAAAATTCCTTTTCCGTAATCAATCCCTGGTTTATCTGGAAAAGGTTTGCAAAATATTCGGTTACGCCTTCGTACATCCACAAATGCTCGGACATTTTCGGGTCATTGTAATCAAAATCCTGGATTTGCCTGGCATGAATCGTCAGTGGCGTCACGATGTGGAAAAATTCGTGTGAAACGACATCCTTCATTTGTTCGGCCATTTGTTTTTTAGGCAATAACTCGGGCATTACAACAGTAGTGGCAGTCGGATGTTCCAAAGCTCCAAAACCTTTCGCATCTTTTTTTCGCAAATCTGAAAGATATAAGAGGACCGTATACTTTTTAGTGCTGTTGAAGTTTCCGAGGAAATTTTTCTGTGCCGTCATCATCGTTTTCATGTCGGGCGTAATCATTTCAGCGGTGTATTTCCCGCTTGGCGAGTACACGCTGATCAGGATGTCCATCCCGTTAATGTTGAACGTGGTGTAATCGGGCTTGGAATACATGATCGGGTTTTCCACCAATTCCGCATAACGTGACGTTTTAAAAACATCTTTGATATCACTTTTATCCGCATCGGTCATAGATGTCGCGCCCCATAAGGTCGCGGGATGTGCGATAGTCAATGTATATGGCGTATTGAGGAATTCCTTGAAATACCCGACAAAACCGTGGGTGTTCAGCAGGAAATTATTGCCTTCATTGATGTTCGTTCCCGCTGGCGAAAAAATATCATGCGTGTATTCCACATCAAAAGTATCGTTGACCCAATAGGTGATTTTGGCAAGTTGAGGCGCATTGTTGATTTTCCAGAAATTATCGCCCTCATGCACTACGGAAAGCTCATTTCCTTTGC
This genomic stretch from Flavobacterium pallidum harbors:
- a CDS encoding M61 family metallopeptidase produces the protein MRKLLTVFVSILLLTGFSAEAQKKSKKAATPKPVASMPANVKVDMDLNVVKDDKLMVTLTPPKTISESITYCIPRTVPGTYSTDNYGKFVDDLKAFDSKGNELSVVHEGDNFWKINNAPQLAKITYWVNDTFDVEYTHDIFSPAGTNINEGNNFLLNTHGFVGYFKEFLNTPYTLTIAHPATLWGATSMTDADKSDIKDVFKTSRYAELVENPIMYSKPDYTTFNINGMDILISVYSPSGKYTAEMITPDMKTMMTAQKNFLGNFNSTKKYTVLLYLSDLRKKDAKGFGALEHPTATTVVMPELLPKKQMAEQMKDVVSHEFFHIVTPLTIHARQIQDFDYNDPKMSEHLWMYEGVTEYFANLFQINQGLITEKEFFGRMKEKVRNASRMNDTMPFTEMSANVLVKPYKDQYLNVYEKGALIGMCIDIIIREKSNGERGILDLMQRLSKEYGVNKAFDDSELFAKITALTYPEVGDFLKTYVSGSKPIPYADYFAKMGVVDYEFTDTAKTALKDAWLKK